One genomic region from uncultured Fibrobacter sp. encodes:
- a CDS encoding alpha-amylase family glycosyl hydrolase produces MEWTDFTSLTREQMLPIWDFYCKDPFDVLGIHPLETDRGIKTAIRTYQPQARFVRGESIDGEIEFDFVKLGDTGFFEAILDIEFKPFFYNLVIKQDDGNEYKLTDPYAFQPVLSEFDRHLIATGTHYELYRKLGANLVEHQGFKGVQFAVWAPNAKAVSVVGSFNSWDGRRHQMRMLGSSGIWEIFIPNLGEGELYRFEVHGADGNLHVKVDPLAKLSEVRPATASITTHLDGYEWGDDLYMKTHWATKVFGSPMNIYEVHAGSWRRDPANPDRFLNWDELSERLIPYLKEMGYTHVEFLPLAEHPLDESWGYQVTGYYSPTSRYGTPDQFRHFVDLCHQAEIGVILDWVPAHFPKDAHALGRFDGTACYEHADPRQGEHPHWGT; encoded by the coding sequence ATGGAATGGACCGATTTTACAAGCTTGACTAGGGAGCAGATGCTCCCCATCTGGGACTTTTACTGCAAAGACCCGTTTGACGTGCTGGGCATCCACCCGCTCGAGACGGATCGGGGTATCAAGACCGCCATACGCACGTACCAGCCGCAAGCGAGATTCGTCCGCGGTGAATCCATCGACGGCGAAATCGAGTTCGATTTCGTCAAGCTCGGCGACACCGGGTTCTTCGAGGCCATCCTCGACATCGAATTCAAGCCTTTCTTCTACAACCTCGTCATCAAGCAGGACGACGGCAACGAGTACAAGCTCACCGACCCGTACGCATTCCAGCCGGTCCTCTCCGAATTCGACAGGCACCTCATCGCCACGGGCACGCACTACGAACTCTACCGCAAACTCGGCGCGAACCTCGTAGAACACCAGGGTTTCAAGGGCGTGCAGTTCGCCGTATGGGCCCCCAACGCCAAGGCCGTTTCTGTCGTCGGCAGTTTCAACAGCTGGGACGGACGTCGCCACCAGATGCGCATGCTCGGCAGTTCCGGCATCTGGGAAATCTTCATCCCGAACCTCGGCGAAGGCGAACTCTACCGCTTCGAAGTCCACGGCGCCGACGGAAACCTCCACGTGAAAGTGGACCCGCTCGCGAAACTCAGCGAAGTCCGCCCGGCAACCGCCTCCATCACCACGCACCTCGACGGCTACGAATGGGGCGACGACCTTTACATGAAGACTCACTGGGCAACCAAGGTTTTCGGCTCGCCCATGAACATCTACGAAGTCCACGCCGGTTCCTGGCGCCGCGACCCGGCCAACCCCGACCGTTTCCTCAACTGGGACGAACTCTCCGAAAGGCTCATCCCCTACCTCAAAGAAATGGGCTACACCCACGTAGAATTCCTGCCGCTCGCCGAACACCCGCTCGACGAATCCTGGGGCTACCAGGTGACGGGCTACTATTCCCCCACCAGCCGCTACGGCACCCCCGACCAGTTCAGGCATTTCGTGGACCTGTGCCACCAGGCCGAAATCGGCGTGATTCTCGACTGGGTCCCCGCGCATTTCCCCAAGGATGCGCACGCACTCGGCCGCTTTGACGGCACCGCCTGCTACGAGCACGCCGACCCGCGCCAGGGCGAACACCCGCACTGGGGCAC
- a CDS encoding c-type cytochrome: MTKVSRTYWLVLLLACGIFAVDVFVLPDVTPELKSSASEFFNNECKGCHRWARKFAAPPMRDNVQHYASDPAAMVEYLKHPTPQHPDEWPAMEITPLTEEQAKMMTAWLLYILKNPDDPGRPK; encoded by the coding sequence TTGACAAAGGTATCAAGGACATACTGGCTGGTTCTCCTGCTCGCCTGCGGGATTTTTGCCGTGGACGTGTTCGTGCTGCCCGACGTGACGCCGGAACTCAAGTCCAGCGCATCCGAGTTCTTCAATAACGAGTGCAAGGGGTGTCACCGGTGGGCGCGCAAGTTCGCAGCCCCGCCCATGCGCGACAATGTGCAGCACTATGCCAGCGACCCCGCCGCGATGGTCGAATACCTTAAACACCCGACTCCGCAGCATCCGGACGAATGGCCCGCGATGGAAATTACTCCGCTGACGGAGGAGCAGGCGAAGATGATGACCGCCTGGCTTTTGTACATCCTCAAGAACCCGGACGATCCGGGGAGGCCGAAATAG
- a CDS encoding cytochrome c3 family protein, whose protein sequence is MKWSLVALVALMCAFFLADLLMNRVAEPTRRGDGSAVPFMHAMHGDSIGLSCSACHTGAYAAARAYLPSKAECMDCHRLPLTESAGIEALDSALAKAPEHPWSKKSSLPEHVVFHHGVHHSAGVACADCHGTGYGADVYGGERFDMRTCLDCHRGKTFKDKNFKAAVYCAACHR, encoded by the coding sequence ATGAAGTGGTCCCTTGTTGCCCTCGTTGCGCTTATGTGTGCCTTTTTCCTCGCGGATTTGTTGATGAACCGCGTCGCGGAACCGACGCGTCGCGGTGACGGTTCCGCCGTACCTTTTATGCACGCGATGCACGGGGATTCCATCGGGCTCTCGTGCAGCGCCTGCCATACGGGCGCTTATGCCGCTGCTAGGGCGTATCTGCCCTCCAAGGCGGAATGTATGGACTGCCACCGGTTGCCGCTTACCGAGAGCGCCGGTATCGAGGCGCTTGATTCGGCCTTGGCGAAGGCTCCGGAACATCCCTGGTCGAAGAAGTCCTCTTTGCCCGAACACGTGGTGTTCCACCACGGTGTCCACCATAGCGCCGGTGTGGCCTGTGCAGATTGCCACGGCACCGGCTATGGGGCGGACGTTTACGGGGGAGAGCGCTTTGACATGCGGACCTGCTTGGACTGCCACCGCGGAAAGACTTTCAAGGACAAGAATTTTAAGGCTGCGGTGTATTGCGCGGCGTGTCATCGGTAG
- a CDS encoding 4Fe-4S dicluster domain-containing protein — translation MDRREFIKWCSLLAVGSMLGGCRKLPFVGDAAKKDLPSLKMFEAEVRRAMSKPSRRMELVRVPMPGRLKTPGASLENRFGMAIDLDACDGCGKCILACIQENNIPLVTEDEAAKGRFMHWIEMRGGVPFMCAHCGNAPCERACPTGAANHTPDGLSAMMYKRCTGSRYCGANCPEHARKFNFNDAVQQGLSLKFNDKVPVRSKGVMEKCSLCLHRLQDDRLEVKAAGGVWRGRGVNTACAEACPKKAIVFGNWLDPDSPLVKVARRRDLYAPADLAGFDPSIVYMMGGK, via the coding sequence ATGGATCGGCGTGAATTTATCAAGTGGTGTTCCTTGCTGGCCGTGGGCTCGATGCTCGGCGGTTGTCGCAAGCTGCCCTTTGTGGGTGATGCCGCGAAGAAGGATCTGCCCTCGCTCAAGATGTTCGAGGCCGAGGTCCGGCGTGCCATGTCGAAGCCTTCGCGAAGGATGGAACTGGTGCGCGTTCCGATGCCCGGCCGCCTGAAAACTCCGGGAGCGTCGTTAGAAAACCGATTTGGGATGGCTATTGACCTTGATGCCTGCGACGGATGCGGCAAGTGCATTTTGGCTTGCATCCAAGAAAACAACATCCCGCTAGTGACCGAAGACGAGGCCGCGAAGGGACGGTTCATGCACTGGATAGAGATGCGCGGCGGAGTGCCGTTCATGTGTGCCCATTGCGGGAATGCCCCTTGTGAACGGGCTTGCCCGACGGGGGCGGCGAACCATACGCCCGACGGCTTGAGTGCCATGATGTACAAGCGCTGCACCGGGAGCCGTTACTGTGGCGCGAACTGCCCGGAGCATGCGCGCAAGTTCAATTTTAACGATGCTGTGCAGCAGGGGCTTTCGCTGAAGTTCAACGACAAGGTACCCGTTCGCAGTAAGGGCGTCATGGAAAAATGTTCGCTCTGCTTGCACAGGTTGCAAGACGACCGCCTGGAAGTCAAGGCGGCTGGTGGTGTCTGGCGTGGTCGTGGCGTGAATACGGCTTGTGCCGAGGCCTGCCCCAAGAAAGCCATCGTATTCGGCAACTGGCTCGACCCGGATTCTCCACTCGTGAAGGTGGCGCGCCGCCGCGACTTGTACGCTCCGGCAGACCTTGCGGGCTTTGATCCCTCGATTGTCTACATGATGGGGGGTAAGTAG
- a CDS encoding c-type cytochrome, giving the protein MVRILFIVFLCLLAPGLVSMGYSLWQGPAAWSVDSGVFWGMPISLFVFWIGLAHAGTLISAIFLVLDVKMERRTSILAELATLCALVVAVIFPLMHLGVIQNFYMVAPYMESRGSMANVCSPLVWDFCCILAYGLLSVVYLVVHVLADKSAVAASIHRPLAWLLFPMVLWVHTIVSLDFAATFVPAWRGAFFPIYFIVGAVFSGLAMVNIMLCAEGYRMRQLEKLMLVGSWFLGAFLLWDFALKGNLSVTVLVFAVLLPQLMFVSVVRESTLGRVLVSSSIIVGLLLERVFLVFPSGVVGFGWVDLGLICFGFGLFGVIFLVARLKLSRVIEGEEVLMGEVEDTVPKRPATGRFSYFAPLTTPEFRMLRFPLLLGIIACTLFLVWVVGCLEENGIAFSDVNLVPLTCPIITTVAGIVLCLRPLVMHIGKVGGAVMVALAALLGVLAGMVYGGVTSVPSGAVVSSTGDMLDVGTLPDSTSTLDSVAVIHTKAVFEARCAGCHGTDGRLNEKFVREYYPVPQNLDVSRIDALGEDSLVNVILNGRTNMNPYAGRISPQMARGLIRYMRLLAETPAADNTTRNEGGDE; this is encoded by the coding sequence GTGGTCCGCATCCTCTTCATCGTCTTCCTCTGCCTGCTTGCCCCGGGGCTTGTGTCCATGGGGTATTCGCTGTGGCAGGGGCCTGCGGCGTGGTCCGTGGATTCCGGCGTGTTCTGGGGCATGCCCATAAGTTTGTTTGTGTTCTGGATTGGCCTTGCCCACGCGGGAACGCTGATTTCGGCAATTTTCCTCGTTCTCGATGTCAAGATGGAACGTCGCACATCCATTCTCGCCGAACTTGCGACGCTGTGCGCGTTAGTCGTGGCGGTCATCTTCCCGTTGATGCACCTCGGTGTCATCCAGAATTTTTACATGGTTGCCCCGTACATGGAATCCCGCGGGAGCATGGCCAACGTGTGCTCCCCGCTGGTATGGGATTTCTGCTGCATTCTGGCTTACGGGCTCTTATCCGTTGTCTATCTAGTTGTCCATGTGCTTGCGGACAAGTCGGCTGTAGCGGCCTCGATTCACCGTCCCTTGGCTTGGCTCCTTTTCCCCATGGTCCTCTGGGTGCATACGATTGTGAGCCTTGATTTCGCGGCAACGTTTGTCCCGGCGTGGCGCGGTGCATTTTTCCCCATTTACTTTATCGTAGGGGCCGTGTTCTCGGGGCTTGCGATGGTGAACATCATGCTCTGTGCCGAGGGCTACCGGATGCGCCAACTGGAAAAGCTCATGCTGGTGGGCTCGTGGTTCTTGGGTGCGTTCCTGCTGTGGGACTTTGCTTTGAAGGGCAACTTGAGCGTCACGGTGCTCGTATTCGCGGTCTTGCTCCCGCAACTCATGTTCGTCTCTGTTGTTCGCGAGTCGACGTTGGGCCGTGTTTTGGTCTCGTCTTCTATCATTGTCGGGTTGCTCCTTGAACGCGTTTTCCTCGTCTTCCCGTCGGGCGTGGTGGGGTTCGGTTGGGTCGACCTAGGGTTGATTTGTTTTGGCTTCGGCCTGTTCGGTGTGATTTTCTTGGTGGCGCGTCTCAAGCTTTCCCGCGTTATTGAGGGCGAAGAAGTCTTGATGGGTGAAGTGGAAGACACCGTGCCGAAACGCCCTGCGACGGGCCGGTTCTCCTATTTTGCTCCGCTGACAACTCCCGAATTCAGAATGTTGCGGTTCCCGCTCTTGCTGGGGATTATCGCATGTACATTGTTCTTGGTTTGGGTCGTCGGTTGCTTGGAAGAGAACGGTATCGCATTCTCGGATGTGAATCTTGTTCCACTGACATGCCCCATCATTACGACCGTGGCCGGAATCGTACTTTGCCTGCGTCCGCTGGTGATGCACATCGGCAAAGTCGGCGGTGCTGTGATGGTTGCGTTGGCTGCTCTCTTGGGAGTCTTAGCTGGAATGGTTTACGGGGGTGTAACGTCGGTTCCGTCGGGTGCTGTGGTCAGCAGCACGGGGGATATGCTTGACGTTGGAACTTTGCCCGATTCTACATCCACATTGGATTCTGTGGCTGTAATCCACACGAAGGCTGTGTTCGAGGCGCGTTGCGCTGGGTGCCATGGTACCGATGGACGCCTGAACGAAAAGTTTGTCCGTGAATACTATCCGGTCCCGCAGAATTTGGACGTTTCCCGCATAGATGCCCTCGGGGAAGATTCATTGGTAAATGTTATCCTAAATGGCAGAACGAACATGAATCCCTATGCGGGGCGAATCAGCCCGCAGATGGCTCGTGGCTTGATTCGTTACATGCGACTGCTTGCGGAAACTCCCGCAGCAGACAATACTACACGGAACGAGGGAGGTGACGAATGA
- a CDS encoding L-threonylcarbamoyladenylate synthase: MRFEVHPDNPQARIVKLAAAALEDDALVLYPTESGYAIGCSAESPKAIHKLYALKKPMKKFFMALIVPDIRAATDYARIDNFAFNIMKPRVPGPYTFILPAAPHIARRLDVKRPEIGIRMPTHPFFKELFQHFDKPILSTAAKLSEEDIYEVDELWKTFQHSVDMMVDCGNIEINPTNIVSLVNGDIEVLRGELQ, encoded by the coding sequence ATGCGATTTGAAGTACATCCAGACAACCCGCAAGCCCGCATCGTCAAGCTTGCCGCAGCAGCGCTCGAAGACGATGCCCTTGTCCTCTACCCGACCGAGTCTGGCTACGCCATTGGGTGCAGCGCGGAATCCCCGAAGGCAATCCACAAGCTTTATGCCCTCAAAAAGCCGATGAAGAAGTTCTTCATGGCGCTCATCGTCCCCGACATCCGTGCAGCGACGGACTACGCCCGCATCGACAACTTCGCATTCAACATCATGAAGCCCCGCGTCCCGGGCCCGTACACGTTCATCTTGCCGGCGGCCCCGCACATCGCAAGGCGGCTCGACGTCAAGCGCCCCGAAATCGGCATCCGTATGCCCACGCACCCCTTCTTCAAAGAACTATTCCAGCACTTTGACAAGCCCATCCTGAGCACAGCAGCAAAGCTAAGCGAGGAGGACATCTACGAAGTAGACGAACTCTGGAAGACTTTCCAACATTCCGTCGACATGATGGTGGACTGCGGCAATATCGAAATCAACCCGACGAATATCGTGAGCCTCGTCAACGGCGACATCGAAGTGCTCCGCGGAGAACTGCAATAA
- a CDS encoding YraN family protein — MNYSTYSAQYGANGTTTGKQQNKPKGNYIETLAAEHLKREGYEILARNYAYRGGELDIVAREGETIVFVEVKSVWNNQQGNPAARVNAKKQYKIWQTACHFLYTRKDVAPKGFDQPCRFDVLSTRAYHRPLQFEHFKNAFECSQVIPKC; from the coding sequence ATGAACTACTCGACGTACAGCGCACAATATGGCGCAAACGGGACAACAACAGGCAAGCAGCAGAACAAGCCCAAAGGCAATTACATCGAAACGCTTGCTGCAGAACACCTGAAGCGCGAAGGCTACGAAATCCTCGCCCGCAACTACGCCTACCGCGGCGGAGAGCTCGACATCGTTGCCCGCGAAGGGGAAACCATCGTCTTCGTCGAAGTCAAATCAGTCTGGAACAACCAGCAAGGGAACCCAGCAGCGAGAGTGAACGCCAAGAAGCAATACAAAATATGGCAGACGGCATGTCATTTTTTGTACACGCGCAAAGACGTCGCCCCCAAAGGATTCGATCAGCCCTGCCGCTTCGATGTCTTGAGCACGAGAGCCTACCATCGACCATTGCAGTTCGAACACTTCAAAAACGCATTCGAATGCTCGCAAGTCATCCCGAAGTGCTAG
- a CDS encoding serine/threonine-protein kinase — MKASAQDGKAPRPFNENYDILDTLGKGGMGCVYKALDKKLKREVALKVLDKSSDNEAIQRFYLEAQAMKEMDHQNVVHVFDFGEQNGQLFIAMTYVKGISLADILEKQNKLPFEAIEIIIKQIARGLLYAHSKNIIHRDVKPSNIMITHDNRVYIMDFGISYIQEMEKEHLTKTGMTMGTPEYMSPEQCHGDEVTIQSDIYSMGVILYEMTCGKLPFNGNRPIEIALKHVQELPPDPRQFRPDMPPGLAELILKCLKKKLNERFHDMQEFLDACDLVFPQKDGSTSAFPKKQSLLRFGKRSFADAATRFPSQANKIRLKLTAIALSLFPLIIILLVLLMFTHKPSNMMQQLEWSEALGNFEQTSMEGDETKGYPLSNLEDGDLRTAWLYTMPQKPQNPILTLFFDSPVLVTHFGIATGYQKSVDDPYGDRFRIFKKPRTLTIETNNGFKQKIKLENIKGVQYPNIQAIETSEIKVYLDDVFEAESNDFAISEIRLFGMEL, encoded by the coding sequence ATGAAAGCATCTGCACAGGACGGAAAAGCACCCCGTCCGTTCAACGAGAACTACGACATCCTCGACACGCTCGGCAAGGGCGGCATGGGCTGCGTCTATAAGGCGCTCGACAAAAAGCTGAAACGCGAAGTCGCGCTCAAGGTTTTGGACAAGTCCTCCGACAACGAAGCCATCCAGCGTTTCTACCTCGAAGCCCAGGCCATGAAGGAGATGGACCACCAGAACGTCGTCCATGTGTTCGATTTCGGAGAACAGAACGGACAGTTGTTCATCGCGATGACCTACGTCAAGGGAATTTCGCTCGCCGACATTCTCGAAAAGCAGAACAAGCTCCCGTTTGAAGCCATTGAAATCATCATCAAGCAGATTGCAAGAGGTCTGCTCTACGCGCACTCCAAGAACATCATCCACCGCGACGTGAAACCCTCGAACATCATGATTACGCACGACAACCGCGTGTACATCATGGATTTCGGCATCTCGTACATCCAAGAGATGGAAAAGGAACACCTCACCAAGACGGGCATGACGATGGGAACGCCGGAGTACATGAGCCCAGAGCAGTGCCACGGCGACGAAGTCACCATCCAGTCCGACATTTACAGCATGGGCGTTATCTTGTACGAAATGACATGTGGCAAGTTGCCCTTCAACGGGAATCGCCCCATCGAAATCGCGCTCAAGCACGTGCAGGAACTGCCCCCCGACCCGCGACAGTTCCGGCCCGACATGCCGCCGGGACTTGCCGAACTCATTCTCAAGTGCCTCAAGAAAAAGCTCAACGAACGTTTCCACGACATGCAGGAATTTCTGGATGCCTGCGATTTGGTATTCCCGCAAAAAGACGGTTCCACATCGGCATTTCCGAAAAAGCAGTCACTTTTACGCTTCGGCAAGCGTTCATTCGCCGACGCGGCCACGAGATTCCCTTCGCAAGCGAACAAGATTCGCCTCAAGCTCACAGCCATTGCGCTCTCGCTGTTCCCGCTTATCATCATCCTCCTTGTGCTGCTCATGTTCACGCACAAGCCAAGCAACATGATGCAGCAACTCGAATGGTCGGAGGCTCTCGGCAACTTCGAGCAAACTAGCATGGAAGGCGACGAGACCAAAGGTTACCCACTTTCGAACTTAGAAGACGGCGACCTGCGCACCGCATGGCTCTACACCATGCCGCAAAAACCGCAAAACCCGATTCTCACGCTGTTCTTTGACAGCCCCGTACTCGTCACCCATTTCGGCATCGCAACCGGTTACCAGAAATCCGTCGATGACCCGTACGGCGACCGCTTCCGCATATTCAAAAAACCACGAACGCTCACCATCGAAACAAACAACGGATTCAAGCAGAAAATCAAACTTGAAAATATCAAAGGCGTGCAATACCCGAACATTCAGGCTATAGAGACAAGCGAAATCAAGGTCTATCTCGATGACGTATTCGAAGCCGAAAGCAACGACTTCGCTATCTCGGAAATCCGGCTGTTCGGCATGGAACTGTAA
- a CDS encoding ATP-binding cassette domain-containing protein, translating into MTEAFQIAYPDPEVPFTIGRKQENSLCIQDMLVSRQHAVIEYCEGKWFLKNLTQNSITELNDAPIDEAEINDGDVIHIGPHQLRAIMKDGRLSLIVLELNDIPLQAQLSENWETVPLGESENRFEKTKVRVADSKGELLLPHSVTDESGKRLKRITLKNGEHVRFPWSDISYRDGILYSQKAPVGYDVHVKDLEVRAGKKTLLKDINFDLPAGEILAIIGQSGQGKSTLLRLLEGLHRAQKGSEVRIGGIDYRNKDVRQRIAILPQDPELRKDLTVRETLVNGGRVSMDKKDFREKAQGRLEKFAELFGLSARLDNRVATLSGGETRRAALAQELMGTPGLILLDEPLSGLDPYNSKILCNHLKQLAFLGHTVILTTHSYEALRIANKVLLLHRGRQGFFGTTQGAFQYFKTNDAEEILNNLDDETNDRWEKSGTKLSSAEATHYSHYYFPRTKRPASFFYTLGLSAKQWARDKGKLAAMLLQPVIIGFLLSQIFSKQTPLGIAAFALILCANWFALSLSIREIVQEKKILASEFRKGSGIFAVVSAKMGLPFIAALLQIGITYACCAFRLATQPSVALVTAAFACTVAPAVAIGIMVSSLAKNAGQANAFLPLLIIPQVALAGALVPLDQMQQIGRALSAVIWSRYNQASLLNVFLERKDDILNIVAPLALAAGFYIIAILILTYSKRAK; encoded by the coding sequence ATGACCGAAGCGTTCCAGATTGCATACCCGGATCCGGAAGTCCCGTTCACCATCGGGCGCAAGCAGGAAAATTCCCTGTGCATCCAGGATATGCTCGTCTCGCGCCAGCATGCCGTCATTGAATACTGCGAAGGCAAATGGTTCCTCAAGAACCTCACGCAGAATAGCATCACCGAACTGAACGACGCCCCGATTGACGAGGCCGAAATCAACGACGGCGACGTCATCCACATCGGGCCGCACCAGCTCCGCGCCATCATGAAGGACGGGCGTCTTTCGCTCATCGTGCTGGAACTGAACGATATCCCGTTGCAAGCACAACTCTCGGAAAATTGGGAAACGGTCCCTCTCGGCGAGAGCGAGAACCGTTTTGAAAAGACGAAGGTGCGCGTAGCAGACAGCAAAGGGGAACTCCTCCTGCCCCACTCCGTCACCGACGAGTCTGGAAAAAGGCTCAAGCGCATTACGCTCAAGAACGGCGAACATGTGCGTTTTCCCTGGAGCGACATCTCGTACAGGGATGGAATACTTTATTCACAAAAAGCGCCCGTTGGCTACGATGTTCACGTGAAGGACCTCGAAGTCCGCGCCGGCAAAAAGACACTGCTCAAGGATATCAACTTCGATTTACCCGCCGGTGAAATTCTCGCCATCATCGGGCAATCCGGACAAGGGAAGTCAACACTGCTCCGCCTGCTCGAAGGCTTGCATCGGGCACAAAAGGGCTCGGAAGTGCGTATCGGCGGAATTGACTACAGGAATAAAGACGTAAGGCAGAGGATTGCGATACTCCCGCAAGACCCGGAACTCCGCAAAGACCTGACCGTCCGCGAGACGCTCGTAAACGGGGGACGCGTTTCGATGGACAAGAAGGATTTCCGAGAAAAGGCCCAAGGGCGGCTCGAAAAGTTCGCAGAACTTTTCGGGCTGAGCGCGCGACTCGATAACCGTGTCGCGACGCTCAGCGGCGGCGAGACCCGCCGCGCCGCCCTCGCCCAGGAACTCATGGGAACCCCGGGGCTTATCCTGCTCGACGAGCCACTTTCCGGCCTTGATCCCTACAACTCCAAGATTCTCTGCAACCACCTCAAGCAACTCGCGTTCCTCGGCCACACCGTCATCCTCACGACACACAGCTACGAGGCGTTGCGCATCGCGAACAAGGTCCTGCTTTTGCACAGGGGCCGTCAGGGATTCTTCGGCACCACGCAAGGCGCTTTCCAATATTTCAAGACAAACGATGCCGAAGAAATTTTGAACAACCTGGACGACGAAACAAACGATCGCTGGGAAAAATCCGGGACAAAACTTTCAAGCGCCGAAGCCACGCACTACTCGCATTACTACTTCCCGCGCACCAAACGCCCCGCCTCATTCTTCTACACGCTCGGGCTTTCTGCCAAGCAGTGGGCCCGCGACAAAGGTAAGCTCGCAGCAATGCTCTTGCAGCCGGTCATCATCGGGTTCCTGCTTTCGCAAATTTTCTCCAAGCAGACCCCGCTCGGGATTGCCGCCTTCGCGCTCATCCTTTGTGCCAACTGGTTCGCTCTTTCGCTTTCTATCCGCGAAATTGTCCAAGAAAAGAAGATTCTTGCCAGTGAATTCCGCAAAGGTTCCGGCATTTTCGCAGTCGTTTCTGCCAAGATGGGGCTCCCTTTTATCGCAGCACTCCTGCAAATCGGCATAACCTACGCATGTTGTGCATTCCGGCTCGCAACGCAACCCTCCGTGGCGCTCGTGACCGCTGCATTCGCTTGTACCGTCGCCCCTGCGGTCGCTATCGGCATCATGGTGAGTTCCCTCGCCAAAAACGCTGGGCAAGCGAACGCATTCCTCCCCCTTCTCATCATTCCACAAGTGGCACTCGCCGGAGCACTCGTCCCTCTCGACCAAATGCAACAAATCGGCAGGGCTCTTTCTGCCGTCATCTGGTCGCGCTACAACCAGGCATCCCTACTCAACGTGTTTCTCGAACGCAAAGACGACATCCTGAACATCGTCGCGCCACTCGCCTTGGCCGCGGGTTTTTATATTATAGCCATACTGATTCTCACTTACTCTAAGAGAGCGAAATGA
- a CDS encoding pyridoxal phosphate-dependent aminotransferase, which translates to MTKPISTRTQNIAASLTVAIDTMAKQMIADGKDVVSLGAGEPDFPTPEPIREAACKAINDGKTRYTAPVGILEVREAVANKLRTENAIEYEPSQIIMTSGAKHAIFNALAALINPGDEIIIPSPYWVTYPELVKWLGGTPVIVNTTIESGFKLSPEALRNACTGKTKAIILNNPCNPTGATYTKQELAGLAEVIVEKDIYCISDEVYEYFVYNTEFCSAAAFPGMPERTIVVNGFSKSHCMTGWRIGYDAAPAPIAKIIGKIQGQATHHPSNVAQYAALGALQMNKSHVNEMLAAFKRRRDYMVSQVSEIVPEPVRPPEGAFYLFAPVSAFYGKSTASGKVIGGSVELCSYLLESEGLAIVPGAAFGDDNCVRFSYAASDSTLQQACERFKRGLQSLK; encoded by the coding sequence ATGACAAAGCCCATTTCCACTAGAACGCAAAACATAGCCGCCTCCCTCACCGTCGCCATCGACACGATGGCAAAACAAATGATCGCCGATGGCAAGGACGTCGTAAGCCTAGGTGCCGGGGAACCGGACTTCCCGACACCGGAACCTATCCGCGAAGCCGCATGCAAGGCCATAAACGACGGCAAGACACGCTATACCGCCCCCGTGGGCATTCTCGAAGTCCGCGAAGCCGTGGCAAACAAGCTCCGCACCGAAAACGCCATTGAATACGAACCGTCGCAAATCATCATGACTAGCGGTGCAAAGCACGCCATATTCAACGCGCTCGCAGCACTCATCAACCCAGGCGACGAAATCATCATTCCCTCCCCTTACTGGGTCACCTACCCCGAACTTGTCAAATGGCTCGGTGGTACCCCCGTCATCGTAAACACGACTATCGAAAGCGGGTTCAAACTCAGTCCCGAGGCCCTGCGCAACGCCTGCACCGGCAAGACCAAGGCCATCATCCTGAACAATCCGTGTAACCCGACCGGAGCCACGTACACAAAGCAGGAACTGGCTGGGCTCGCCGAAGTCATCGTTGAAAAAGACATCTACTGCATCTCGGACGAAGTGTACGAATACTTTGTCTACAACACAGAATTTTGCTCCGCCGCCGCATTCCCCGGCATGCCGGAACGCACCATCGTCGTGAACGGTTTTTCCAAGTCGCACTGCATGACCGGCTGGCGCATTGGCTACGACGCGGCACCCGCCCCCATCGCGAAGATTATCGGAAAAATCCAAGGACAGGCGACGCACCATCCGAGCAACGTCGCGCAGTACGCGGCACTAGGCGCACTGCAGATGAACAAGAGCCACGTAAACGAAATGCTCGCCGCCTTCAAGCGCCGCAGGGACTACATGGTCTCTCAGGTCAGCGAAATCGTGCCCGAACCGGTACGCCCCCCGGAGGGCGCATTCTACCTGTTCGCCCCCGTGAGCGCGTTCTACGGCAAGTCCACAGCGAGTGGCAAGGTTATCGGCGGTTCCGTCGAACTCTGCTCCTATCTCCTCGAATCCGAGGGGCTCGCCATCGTGCCCGGCGCAGCATTCGGCGACGACAACTGTGTCCGTTTCTCCTATGCGGCTAGCGACAGCACACTGCAACAGGCTTGCGAAAGATTCAAACGCGGACTGCAATCCCTGAAATAG